Below is a window of Demequina muriae DNA.
GCCCCGCGATGTCAGAGGTCGCTCCTAGCGTCGGAGTCATGATCATCGATTGCGATACATGCGAAGTCCGGGGCAAGGCCTGCGGCGACTGCGCGGTGTCGTTCCTCACGATCCCGGTGCGACAGCCGCAGCCGGTCGAGATGGACGACGACCAGGCGGCAGCGGTGGACGCGCTCGTCGAGGGAGGCCTCGTGCCTCCGTTGCGACTGGTGCGCTCCAGCGTCGCCAGCTGACGATCCGCGACGTCACGCCTGGGCACCCGCCATCGGGCAGCTCGCGCGGGGCGCGGGCTCACGGCACTCCCGGTGGCTGCGGTGTCAGTCGGCGCGCTTGGCGGCGTAGAGCTCTTCGATCACGTCGCCATAGGTGTCCAGCACGCGAGCGCGCTTGACCTTGAGCGATGGCGTCAGCATGCCGTTGTCGATCGTGAGGTCGCCGTCGAGCACGCGGAAGGCGCGGATCGACTCGGCCCGCGAGACCGCGGTGTTCGCCCGGTCGACGGCCTTCTGGATGCGTGCGAGCACCCTGTCGTCCTTCGCGGCCTCTGCGGGGGTCATGGGATCGATGCCCTTGCTCTGGAGCCACCCGGGCAGCGCGTCCGCGTCGATCGTGATGAGCGCCGCGATGAAGGGCCGCGCGTCGCCCACGACCACGCACTGACTGACGAGTGCATACGCACGGATCCGGTCCTCGAGCTCGGCGGGCGCGACGTTCTTGCCGCCGGCCGTCACGATCAGCTCCTTCTTGCGACCGGTGATGGTGAGGTAGCCGTCGTCGTCCTGGGCCCCGATGTCACCGGTGTGGAACCACCCGTCGACGACGACCTCGGCGGTGGCATCGGCGTTGTGGTGATAGCCCTCGAACAGCTGCTCGCCGCGCAGCAGGATCTCGCCGTCGTCCGCGATGCGCACCTCGATCCCCGGCAGCGGCGGGCCGACGGTGCCGATCTTCGCGAGCTCGGGCCGGTTGACGTGTGATGCCGCGTTGGTCTCGGTGAGGCCGTAACCCTCGAGCACGGTGAGACCGAGTCCTCGGTAGAAGTGGCCCAGCCGGTCGCCCAGCGGAGCCGACCCGGAGATGGCCCACCCCGCACGCCCGCCCAGGACGTCGCGAATCTTGCTCAGCACGAGCGCATCGGCCGCCTTGTGACGCATGCGCAGCCCGAACCCGGGGCCTTCCTCGGTGTCGAGAGCCTTGGAGTAGTCGATGGCCTGCTTCGCCGCCCACCGGAAGACGCGCACCTTGCCGCCGGCGGCGGCCTTCTGCTCTGCCGAGTTGTAGACCTTCTCGAAGACCCGCGGCACGGCCAGCACCAGCGAGGGGTGGAAGCTCTGCATCGCGGGCACGAGCTTGGACGGATCGGAGCAGTAGCCGATGCACATTCCCGACGCGACCAAGGCGATCTGCACCAGGCGGGCCAAGGAGTGTGCGAGCGTGAGGAACAGCACGGTAGAGGCGCCTTCGCCGAACAGCACCGGCCGCATCTCGTCGTGGATGCCCGCAATGTGGCGGACGTAGGAGAAGTGGGTGAGCCGCACCCCCTTGGGCCGACCCGTGGTGCCTGACGTGTACATGATGGTCGCGAGCGAGTCGTGGCCCACGGTCGCGATGCGGGCCGCCAGCTCGTCGTCGGTGACGGATGCCCCCGCGAGAGCGAGGTCGTCGAGCGCGCCGTCGTCGATGACGAGCACGCGCGTGATCGGGCTCTCGGCGTCGGCCGCGACGGACGCCGCACGAGCGGCGTGCTCCTGAGTCTCGGCGATCACCACGCTGACCTCGGCGTCCGAGGTGATCCAATCGACCTGGGGCGTCGACGACGTGTCGTAGATCGGCACGGGGATCGCTCCCGCGGACATGATGGCGAAGTCGAGGACCGTCCACTCATATCGAGTGCGAGAGTAGATGGCGACGCGATCACCGGCCGAGACACCTGTGGCGATGAGCCCCTTGGCGACGGCATTGACGTGCGCCTGCGCCTGGGCGCCGGTGACATCGATCCACTCGTCATCGGCGTCGGGGTACCGCAGCACGACCTTGTTCGCGTGCGTGGTCCAGGCTGCGCTCACGAGCGCGATGATGCTGGGTGGGTAGTCGATCGCCGGGCTTCCCATGGTGTCTCCATTGGCATTCGGGATGGTGGCGCTCACGATACCCTCTTCCCAGAGTCAACCGAGCATCCAGGGAGCACCGTTCATGCACGCGATCGGCGTAGACATCGGCGGCACGAAGATCGCCGTCGGCGTGGTCGACGACGAAGGTCGAATCGTTGAGAAGACCCGCCGCGCGACACAGCCGGAAGACGCCGCCAGCATCGATGCGGCGATCGCCGATGCGGTCGCGGAGCTGGCAGAGCGCCACGAGTTCCATCACGTGGGACTCGCCGCCGCCGGGTTCGTCTCCTCCGACCGCCGCCGCGTGCTGTTCGCCCCCAACATCGCGTGGCGCGAGTACCCGTTGGCCGAACGCGTCGAGGCACTCATCGGCCGCGAGGATCTCCACGTCGTGGTCGAGAACGACGCGAATGCCGCGGGCTGGGGCGAGTACCGCTACGGCGCCGGACGCGAGGTGCGTGACATGGTCATGCTCACCATCGGCACCGGCCTCGGCGCTGCGATCATCTCCGAGGGCCAACTGGTGCGCGGTGCG
It encodes the following:
- a CDS encoding AMP-dependent synthetase/ligase; its protein translation is MSATIPNANGDTMGSPAIDYPPSIIALVSAAWTTHANKVVLRYPDADDEWIDVTGAQAQAHVNAVAKGLIATGVSAGDRVAIYSRTRYEWTVLDFAIMSAGAIPVPIYDTSSTPQVDWITSDAEVSVVIAETQEHAARAASVAADAESPITRVLVIDDGALDDLALAGASVTDDELAARIATVGHDSLATIMYTSGTTGRPKGVRLTHFSYVRHIAGIHDEMRPVLFGEGASTVLFLTLAHSLARLVQIALVASGMCIGYCSDPSKLVPAMQSFHPSLVLAVPRVFEKVYNSAEQKAAAGGKVRVFRWAAKQAIDYSKALDTEEGPGFGLRMRHKAADALVLSKIRDVLGGRAGWAISGSAPLGDRLGHFYRGLGLTVLEGYGLTETNAASHVNRPELAKIGTVGPPLPGIEVRIADDGEILLRGEQLFEGYHHNADATAEVVVDGWFHTGDIGAQDDDGYLTITGRKKELIVTAGGKNVAPAELEDRIRAYALVSQCVVVGDARPFIAALITIDADALPGWLQSKGIDPMTPAEAAKDDRVLARIQKAVDRANTAVSRAESIRAFRVLDGDLTIDNGMLTPSLKVKRARVLDTYGDVIEELYAAKRAD